A stretch of the Perca fluviatilis chromosome 17, GENO_Pfluv_1.0, whole genome shotgun sequence genome encodes the following:
- the LOC120545786 gene encoding ras-related protein Rab-27B-like codes for MTDGDYDYLIKLLALGDSGVGKTTFLYRYTDNKFNPKFITTVGIDFREKRVVYTASNPNGATTGKTFKVHLQLWDTAGQERFRSLTTAFFRDAMGFLLMFDLTSQQSFLNVRNWMSQLQANAYCENPDIVLIGNKADLADQREVQEKQAKELADKYGIPYFETSAATGAEVDKAVITLLDLVMKRMEQCVDKPPAEPANGNGATKLADAQPNEKKCAC; via the exons ATGACTGATGGGGATTATGACTACCTTATAAAGCTCCTTGCCCTGGGGGACTCTGGCGTGGGGAAGACCACCTTCTTGTACCGATACACAGACAACAAGTTCAACCCCAAGTTCATCACCACAGTCGGCATCGACTTCAGGGAAAAGAGAGTG GTGTACACAGCGTCCAACCCCAATGGGGCAACCACGGGGAAAACCTTCAAGGTTCACCTTCAGCTCTGGGACACAGCTGGACAGGAGAG GTTCCGCAGCCTGACAACGGCGTTCTTCAGGGACGCCATGGGGTTCCTGCTGATGTTTGATCTCACCAGCCAGCAGAGCTTCCTCAATGTCAGAAACTGGATGA GCCAGCTGCAAGCCAATGCCTACTGTGAGAATCCAGATATTGTGTTAATAGGAAACAAGGCGGATCTGGCCGACCAGCGCGAGGTTCAGGAGAAACAGGCCAAGGAGCTGGCTGATAAATATGG GATTCCGTACTTTGAGACGAGTGCAGCGACAGGTGCGGAGGTTGACAAGGCGGTCATAACGCTGTTGGACCTGGTCATGAAGAGGATGGAGCAGTGCGTCGACAAACCGCCCGCTGAGCCAGCCAATGGGAACGGGGCCACAAAGCTCGCTGATGCGCAGCCCAATGAGAAGAAATGTGCATGCTAG